From the genome of Bactrocera oleae isolate idBacOlea1 chromosome 2, idBacOlea1, whole genome shotgun sequence, one region includes:
- the ort gene encoding glycine receptor subunit alpha-4, protein MEYQIFLLVIFSICLEKFTTGEYQQSLAITDILPEDIKRYDKMRPPKKDGQPTIVYFHVTVMGLDSIDENSMTYVADVFFAQTWKDHRLRLPENMTQEYRLLEVDWLKNMWRPDSFFKNAKSVTFQTMTIPNHYMWLYKDKTILYMVKLTLKLSCIMNFAIYPHDTQECKLQMESLSHTTDDMIFQWDPTTPLVVDENIELPQVALIRNETADCTQVYSTGNFTCLEVVFTLKRRLVYYVFNTYIPTCMIVIMSWVSFWIKPEAAPARVTLGVTSLLTLSTQHAKSQSSLPPVSYLKAVDAFMSVCTVFVFMALMEYCLINIVLSDTPIPKPMAYPPKPVPEGAKKEPEKQPATTPTPAPAITPAKGVPDEKIEKIEKIFDEMTKNKRVVHTRRVVRPPLDADGPWIPRQESRIILTPTIAPPPPPPPPEPEPPKPKLTPQQERLKRAIYIDRTSRVLFPALFAGLNAIYWIIFYEYL, encoded by the exons ATGGAATATCAAATATTTCTCTtggtaatattttcaatatgtttAGAGAAATTCACAACAGGCGAATACCA GCAAAGCTTAGCGATAACAGATATATTGCCCGAGGACATAAAGCGATATGACAAAATGCGTCCACCCAAAAAGGATGGTCAACCAACAATTGTTTATTTTCACGTCACCGTAATGGGTCTCGATTCGATCGACGAGAATTCTATGACTTATGTTGCGGATGTGTTTTTTGCACAAACCTGGAAAGATCACCGCTTACGACTTCCCGAAAACATGACACAAGAGTATAGATTACTAGAGGTCGATTGGTTAAAGAATATGTGGCGGCCAGATTCTTTCTTCAAGAATGCCAAATCAGTTACTTTTCAAACCATGACAATTCCTAATCATTACATGTGGTTGTATAAGGATAAGACCATACTTTATATGGTGAAGCTAACACTGAAATTGTCTTGCATCATGAATTTCGCCATATATCCCCATGATACACAAGAATGCAAACTACAAATGGAAAGTT TGTCACATACAACAGACGACATGATTTTTCAGTGGGATCCTACGACGCCCTTAGTAGttgatgaaaatattgaattgcCTCAAGTGGCGCTCATACGAAATGAAACAGCAG ATTGCACCCAAGTGTATTCGACGGGCAATTTCACCTGTCTCGAGGTCGTTTTTACGCTCAAACGTCGTCTTGTTTATTATGTTTTCAACACTTATATACCGACTTGTATGATTGTTATAATGTCTTGGGTATCATTTTGGATAAAGCCAGAAGCTGCGCCAGCGCGTGTTACATTAGGTGTCACATCACTGTTGACCTTATCCACTCAACACGCGAAGTCGCAATCATCTCTGCCGCCGGTTTCCTACTTAAAGGCGGTCGATGCATTCATGTCCGTTTGTACAGTATTTGTTTTTATGGCATTAATGGAATATTGCCTGATAAACATTGTGTTGAGTGACACGCCCATACCGAAACCAATGGCTTATCCCCCAAAACCCGTACCGGAGGGTGCGAAAAAGGAACCAGAAAAGCAGCCAGCCACAACTCCCACACCCGCACCTGCGATCACACCCGCCAAAGGGGTGCCGGATGAAAAGATTGagaaaattgagaaaatattcGACGAAATGACTAAAAATAAGCGG GTTGTGCACACACGTCGTGTTGTTCGGCCGCCACTCGACGCCGATGGCCCTTGGATACCGCGTCAAGAATCGCGCATAATACTAACCCCAACCATAGcgccaccgccgccgccgccaccgccAGAGCCCGAGCCGCCTAAACCAAAGCTTACGCCACAGCAAGAGCGTCTGAAGAGAGCCATTTATATTGATCGCACATCGAGGGTGCTCTTCCCGGCGCTCTTTGCCGGCCTTAATGCCATTTATTGGATCATATTTTATGAATATCTATAA